The following coding sequences are from one Gadus macrocephalus chromosome 3, ASM3116895v1 window:
- the LOC132453544 gene encoding testis-expressed protein 2-like isoform X4: MTTQPSSHAETAHPTMPPPVPSAASQLHIQRPLSREAITIRFTPLGVVDAGEHDSDDDEDDEVHWASAPVAARDGPGVVTAVEAGEEMLEEALLDTAATAFPESSPTPPPLAGGQRTTLAFPAEMKVLSSSSSSPPTKSVSLPCIDKPPFSMIKSLSSDAEPSSSSTSSTSSTSHLLVKHRQLMKTLVKSLSSDTSEGSSAPSAAPRASDSRLNLQLFKQFTQSRMSAGGSTAAPSTSQSKTAPSSPLTVHESRSFFNVSEVEARIEDTKRRLSEVMYEPLQILSKIMDEKSVAGSVANYRASKAASSELANMSSLSSLSHLESNNNSYCIKEEEGGDWDSDSPNSGASCSAEGPVPSSADKNGKSPRKAGSSMALEMCSMSALARLEEEDFCILSTEDFETCAEAERERRDRSDYSGSSTQTKATPSGGTEPCSDDELEPDEPGPDVPVYTLVIVTLLVYGYFVLPLPTYVGGLLLGVALGFFVAIGVVWLAGPKPSGRGLQHLKHQRALRSVAKLNFKEPDLFKGWMNEIAAYDPETYHATLTQSVYVRLEGSTLRLSKPNRNITRRAMHNEPKPDVSYISQKMYDLTDSKVFLVPHHLARKRLWNKKYPICIQLAKQDDFMSKAEGERPDTSKDSTAAAAAPGDRAAGTGGGQGKGKPSFSSRDLTLYLFGRTGREKEEWFQRILVAAQGKGRMTRDDRDFGGSKHVLGTLSSSSRRGSSEEAPGSPLKNKELQASSSSSSSSSVVTQVGTAKTKSLLDYSVYMTSLMPGQGASPVTASSPLRSPQNSPEAAKKVPRALPAPAAPEEEQPVAWLNAMLGRLLWDFLGEAHWAEMVSKKIQMKLSKIRLPYFMNELTLTELDMGVATPRILGASQPSVDHRGLWFDLDIAYSGSFLMTLETKMNLIRLGKEEDALRIEPGKDGPRAYCLADSDEESSSAGSSDEEDPSELSSESMGAEGFVGGHKPSKIMKFVDKITKSKYFQKATETEFIKKKMEEVSNTPLVLTVEAQGLRGRLAVNIPPPPTDRIWYGFRTPPHLELKARPKLGEREVTFAHVTDWIEKKLYQEFQKILVMPNMDDVWLTIMHSAMDPRTSGGPLAPPAADPPPCLLSPPTEPPTSIEEV; encoded by the exons ATGACCACGCAGCCTTCTAGCCATGCAGAAACCGCTCACCCCACAATGCCCCCCCCGGTGCCTTCTGCGGCCTCCCAGCTCCACATTCAACGCCCGCTGTCCCGGGAGGCCATCACCATCCGTTTCACCCCGCTCGGGGTGGTCGACGCCGGGGAGCACGACAGcgacgacgacgaagacgaCGAGGTCCACTGGGCCAGCGCCCCCGTGGCTGCCCGGGACGGCCCGGGAGTTGTGACGGCCGTAGAGGCCGGCGAGGAGATGCTGGAGGAGGCACTGCTGGACACGGCGGCCACTGCTTTCCCTGAGTCGTCGcccacccctcccccgctcGCCGGCGGGCAGAGAACGACGTTGGCGTTCCCCGCCGAGATGAAGGTCCTgagctcctcgtcctcctcgccgCCGACCAAATCGGTGAGCCTCCCTTGCATCGACAAGCCCCCCTTCAGCATGATAAAGTCTCTGTCGTCCGACGcagagccctcctcctcctccacctcctccacctcctccacctcccatcTCCTGGTGAAGCACAGGCAGCTCATGAAGACGCTGGTCAAGTCGTTGTCCTCCGACACGTCCGAGGGGTCTTCGGCTCCCTCCGCCGCCCCCCGCGCATCCGACTCCCGCCTCAACCTGCAGCTCTTCAAGCAGTTCACCCAGTCGCGCATGTCCGCCGGCGGCAGCACCGCGGCGCCCTCCACCAGCCAATCCAAGACGGCGCCCTCCTCCCCGCTCACCGTCCACGAGAGCCGCTCCTTCTTCAACGTCTCGGAGGTGGAGGCCCGCATCGAGGACACCAAGCGCCGCCTCTCCGAGGTGATGTACGAGCCCCTGCAGATCCTCAGCAAGATCATGGACGAGAAGAGCGTGGCGGGCAGCGTGGCCAACTACAGGGCCTCCAAGGCCGCCTCCTCCGAGCTCGCCAACATGTCCAGCCTGTCGTCGCTCAGCCACTTGgagagcaacaacaacagctactgcatcaaggaggaggagggcggcgaCTGGGACTCGGACAGCCCCAACAGCGgggcctcctgcagcgccgagggcCCCGTCCCTTCCTCTGCGGACAAAAACGGCAAGAGCCCCCGAAAGGCCGGGAGCTCCATGGCGCTGGAGATGTGTTCCATGTCCGCCCTGGCCAggctggaggaagaggactTCTGCATCCTGTCCACCGAGGACTTTGAGACCTGCGCGGAGGCCGAGCGGGAACGCAGAGACAGGAGCGATTACTCCGGAAGCAGCACTCAGACTAAGGCGACGCCCAGCGGCGGCACGGAGCCCTGCAGCGACGACGAGCTGGAGCCGGACGAACCTGGGCCCGACGTGCCCGTCTACACCCTGGTGATCGTCACCCTGCTGGTGTACGGGTACTTTGTCCTCCCCCTGCCCACCTACGTTGGAGGACTGCTGCTCGGGGTCGCGCTGGGCTTCTTTGTTGCTATTGGCGTGGTGTGGCTGGCCGGTCCAAAGCCTTCTGGCCGTGGACTACAACACTTGAAACACCAGAGGGCGCTGCGCAGTGTGGCCAAGTTAAACTTTAAAGAGCCTGATCTCTTTAAG GGCTGGATGAACGAGATCGCGGCCTACGACCCCGAGACCTACCACGCCACCCTGACCCAGTCGGTGTACGTGCGTCTGGAGGGCTCCACCCTGCGCCTGTCCAAGCCCAACCGCAACATCACGCGCAGGGCCATGCACAACGAGCCCAAACCGGACGTCTCCTACATCAGCCAGAAGATGTACGACCTGACCGACAGCAAG GTCTTCCTCGTTCCTCACCATCTGGCCAGGAAGCGGCTGTGGAACAAGAAGTACCCCATCTGCATCCAGCTGGCCAAGCAGGACGACTTCATGTCCAAGGCTGAGGGGGAGCGCCCGGACACCAGCAAGGACTccactgccgccgccgccgccccaggGGACAGAGCCGCCGGGACGGGCGGAGGGCAGGGGAAAGGAAAGCCCTCCTTCTCTAGTCGGGACCTCACCCTCTATCTGTTTGGAAGGACGGGTCGGGAGAAAGAGGAGTGGTTCCAGAGGATTCTGGTGGCTGCGCAGGGCAAGGGGAGGATGACTAGAGACGACAGAGACTTTGGAGGAAGTAAACATG TGCTCGGCACCCTCAGCTCCAGCAGCCGCCGGGGCAGCTCCGAGGAGGCTCCGGGGTCTCCGCTGAAGAACAAGGAACTccaggcctcctcctcctcctcctcctcctcctctgtcgtcACGCAGGTGGGCACTGCCAAGACCAAGTCCCTGCTGGACTACAGCGTCTACATGACCTCCCTGATGCCTGGCCAGGGGGCCAGCCCTGTCACTGCCAGCTCGCCTCTCCGCAGCCCCCAGAACAGCCCGGAGGCAGCCAAGAAG GTCCCCCGAGCTCTCCCTGCCCCCGCGgccccagaggaggagcagccgGTGGCCTGGCTCAACGCCATGCTGGGCCGCCTGCTCTGGGACTTCCTGGGCGAGGCCCACTGGGCCGAGATGGTCTCCAAGAAGATCCAGATGAAGCTGAGCAAGATCCGG TTGCCTTACTTTATGAATGAGCTGACCCTGACTGAGTTGGACATGGGCGTGGCCACTCCCAGGATCCTCGGGGCCTCCCAGCCGTCGGTCGATCACAGAG GCCTGTGGTTTGACCTGGACATCGCCTACAGTGGCTCCTTCCTCATGACCCTGGAGACCAAGATGAACCTCATCCGGCTGGGAAAGGAGGAGGACGCCCTGCGCATAGAGCCCGGCAAAGACGG GCCGCGTGCCTACTGCCTGGCTGACAGTGATGAAGAGTCCTCCAGCGCGGGCTCGTCGGATGAGGAAGACCCTTCTGAGCTCTCCTCCGAATCCATGGGCGCTGAAGG GTTCGTGGGTGGACACAAGCCCAGCAAGATCATGAAGTTCGTGGACAAGATCACCAAGTCCAAGTACTTCCAGAAGGCCACGGAGACGGAGTTcatcaagaagaagatggaggaggtcTCCAACACGCCACTGGTCCTGACCGTGGAGGCTCAGGGGCTGCGAGGCCGTCTGGCGGTCAacatccccccgccccccacagaCAGGATATG GTACGGCTTCCGCACTCCTCCTCACCTGGAGCTGAAGGCCCGGCCCaagctgggggagagagaggtcaccTTCGCTCACGTCACCGACTGGATCGAGAAGAAACTCTACCAGGAGTTCCAG AAAATCCTGGTCATGCCAAACATGGACGACGTCTGGCTGACCATCATGCACTCTGCCATGGACCCCCGTACCTCCGGGGGTCCCCTGGCCCCCCCGGCGGCTGACCCACCCCCCTGCCTTCTCAGCCCGCCGACGGAGCCGCCAACCAGCATTGAAGAGGTATAG
- the LOC132453544 gene encoding testis-expressed protein 2-like isoform X1: MTTQPSSHAETAHPTMPPPVPSAASQLHIQRPLSREAITIRFTPLGVVDAGEHDSDDDEDDEVHWASAPVAARDGPGVVTAVEAGEEMLEEALLDTAATAFPESSPTPPPLAGGQRTTLAFPAEMKVLSSSSSSPPTKSVSLPCIDKPPFSMIKSLSSDAEPSSSSTSSTSSTSHLLVKHRQLMKTLVKSLSSDTSEGSSAPSAAPRASDSRLNLQLFKQFTQSRMSAGGSTAAPSTSQSKTAPSSPLTVHESRSFFNVSEVEARIEDTKRRLSEVMYEPLQILSKIMDEKSVAGSVANYRASKAASSELANMSSLSSLSHLESNNNSYCIKEEEGGDWDSDSPNSGASCSAEGPVPSSADKNGKSPRKAGSSMALEMCSMSALARLEEEDFCILSTEDFETCAEAERERRDRSDYSGSSTQTKATPSGGTEPCSDDELEPDEPGPDVPVYTLVIVTLLVYGYFVLPLPTYVGGLLLGVALGFFVAIGVVWLAGPKPSGRGLQHLKHQRALRSVAKLNFKEPDLFKGWMNEIAAYDPETYHATLTQSVYVRLEGSTLRLSKPNRNITRRAMHNEPKPDVSYISQKMYDLTDSKVFLVPHHLARKRLWNKKYPICIQLAKQDDFMSKAEGERPDTSKDSTAAAAAPGDRAAGTGGGQGKGKPSFSSRDLTLYLFGRTGREKEEWFQRILVAAQGKGRMTRDDRDFGGSKHVLGTLSSSSRRGSSEEAPGSPLKNKELQASSSSSSSSSVVTQVGTAKTKSLLDYSVYMTSLMPGQGASPVTASSPLRSPQNSPEAAKKVPRALPAPAAPEEEQPVAWLNAMLGRLLWDFLGEAHWAEMVSKKIQMKLSKIRVEQIQARHEEEVMRGRGKKLELPYFMNELTLTELDMGVATPRILGASQPSVDHRGLWFDLDIAYSGSFLMTLETKMNLIRLGKEEDALRIEPGKDGYRPRAYCLADSDEESSSAGSSDEEDPSELSSESMGAEGFVGGHKPSKIMKFVDKITKSKYFQKATETEFIKKKMEEVSNTPLVLTVEAQGLRGRLAVNIPPPPTDRIWYGFRTPPHLELKARPKLGEREVTFAHVTDWIEKKLYQEFQKILVMPNMDDVWLTIMHSAMDPRTSGGPLAPPAADPPPCLLSPPTEPPTSIEEV; the protein is encoded by the exons ATGACCACGCAGCCTTCTAGCCATGCAGAAACCGCTCACCCCACAATGCCCCCCCCGGTGCCTTCTGCGGCCTCCCAGCTCCACATTCAACGCCCGCTGTCCCGGGAGGCCATCACCATCCGTTTCACCCCGCTCGGGGTGGTCGACGCCGGGGAGCACGACAGcgacgacgacgaagacgaCGAGGTCCACTGGGCCAGCGCCCCCGTGGCTGCCCGGGACGGCCCGGGAGTTGTGACGGCCGTAGAGGCCGGCGAGGAGATGCTGGAGGAGGCACTGCTGGACACGGCGGCCACTGCTTTCCCTGAGTCGTCGcccacccctcccccgctcGCCGGCGGGCAGAGAACGACGTTGGCGTTCCCCGCCGAGATGAAGGTCCTgagctcctcgtcctcctcgccgCCGACCAAATCGGTGAGCCTCCCTTGCATCGACAAGCCCCCCTTCAGCATGATAAAGTCTCTGTCGTCCGACGcagagccctcctcctcctccacctcctccacctcctccacctcccatcTCCTGGTGAAGCACAGGCAGCTCATGAAGACGCTGGTCAAGTCGTTGTCCTCCGACACGTCCGAGGGGTCTTCGGCTCCCTCCGCCGCCCCCCGCGCATCCGACTCCCGCCTCAACCTGCAGCTCTTCAAGCAGTTCACCCAGTCGCGCATGTCCGCCGGCGGCAGCACCGCGGCGCCCTCCACCAGCCAATCCAAGACGGCGCCCTCCTCCCCGCTCACCGTCCACGAGAGCCGCTCCTTCTTCAACGTCTCGGAGGTGGAGGCCCGCATCGAGGACACCAAGCGCCGCCTCTCCGAGGTGATGTACGAGCCCCTGCAGATCCTCAGCAAGATCATGGACGAGAAGAGCGTGGCGGGCAGCGTGGCCAACTACAGGGCCTCCAAGGCCGCCTCCTCCGAGCTCGCCAACATGTCCAGCCTGTCGTCGCTCAGCCACTTGgagagcaacaacaacagctactgcatcaaggaggaggagggcggcgaCTGGGACTCGGACAGCCCCAACAGCGgggcctcctgcagcgccgagggcCCCGTCCCTTCCTCTGCGGACAAAAACGGCAAGAGCCCCCGAAAGGCCGGGAGCTCCATGGCGCTGGAGATGTGTTCCATGTCCGCCCTGGCCAggctggaggaagaggactTCTGCATCCTGTCCACCGAGGACTTTGAGACCTGCGCGGAGGCCGAGCGGGAACGCAGAGACAGGAGCGATTACTCCGGAAGCAGCACTCAGACTAAGGCGACGCCCAGCGGCGGCACGGAGCCCTGCAGCGACGACGAGCTGGAGCCGGACGAACCTGGGCCCGACGTGCCCGTCTACACCCTGGTGATCGTCACCCTGCTGGTGTACGGGTACTTTGTCCTCCCCCTGCCCACCTACGTTGGAGGACTGCTGCTCGGGGTCGCGCTGGGCTTCTTTGTTGCTATTGGCGTGGTGTGGCTGGCCGGTCCAAAGCCTTCTGGCCGTGGACTACAACACTTGAAACACCAGAGGGCGCTGCGCAGTGTGGCCAAGTTAAACTTTAAAGAGCCTGATCTCTTTAAG GGCTGGATGAACGAGATCGCGGCCTACGACCCCGAGACCTACCACGCCACCCTGACCCAGTCGGTGTACGTGCGTCTGGAGGGCTCCACCCTGCGCCTGTCCAAGCCCAACCGCAACATCACGCGCAGGGCCATGCACAACGAGCCCAAACCGGACGTCTCCTACATCAGCCAGAAGATGTACGACCTGACCGACAGCAAG GTCTTCCTCGTTCCTCACCATCTGGCCAGGAAGCGGCTGTGGAACAAGAAGTACCCCATCTGCATCCAGCTGGCCAAGCAGGACGACTTCATGTCCAAGGCTGAGGGGGAGCGCCCGGACACCAGCAAGGACTccactgccgccgccgccgccccaggGGACAGAGCCGCCGGGACGGGCGGAGGGCAGGGGAAAGGAAAGCCCTCCTTCTCTAGTCGGGACCTCACCCTCTATCTGTTTGGAAGGACGGGTCGGGAGAAAGAGGAGTGGTTCCAGAGGATTCTGGTGGCTGCGCAGGGCAAGGGGAGGATGACTAGAGACGACAGAGACTTTGGAGGAAGTAAACATG TGCTCGGCACCCTCAGCTCCAGCAGCCGCCGGGGCAGCTCCGAGGAGGCTCCGGGGTCTCCGCTGAAGAACAAGGAACTccaggcctcctcctcctcctcctcctcctcctctgtcgtcACGCAGGTGGGCACTGCCAAGACCAAGTCCCTGCTGGACTACAGCGTCTACATGACCTCCCTGATGCCTGGCCAGGGGGCCAGCCCTGTCACTGCCAGCTCGCCTCTCCGCAGCCCCCAGAACAGCCCGGAGGCAGCCAAGAAG GTCCCCCGAGCTCTCCCTGCCCCCGCGgccccagaggaggagcagccgGTGGCCTGGCTCAACGCCATGCTGGGCCGCCTGCTCTGGGACTTCCTGGGCGAGGCCCACTGGGCCGAGATGGTCTCCAAGAAGATCCAGATGAAGCTGAGCAAGATCCGG GTGGAACAAATACAAGCCAGACATGAAGAGGAGGTGATGCGAGGCCGAGGCAAGAAATTGGAA TTGCCTTACTTTATGAATGAGCTGACCCTGACTGAGTTGGACATGGGCGTGGCCACTCCCAGGATCCTCGGGGCCTCCCAGCCGTCGGTCGATCACAGAG GCCTGTGGTTTGACCTGGACATCGCCTACAGTGGCTCCTTCCTCATGACCCTGGAGACCAAGATGAACCTCATCCGGCTGGGAAAGGAGGAGGACGCCCTGCGCATAGAGCCCGGCAAAGACGG gTACAGGCCGCGTGCCTACTGCCTGGCTGACAGTGATGAAGAGTCCTCCAGCGCGGGCTCGTCGGATGAGGAAGACCCTTCTGAGCTCTCCTCCGAATCCATGGGCGCTGAAGG GTTCGTGGGTGGACACAAGCCCAGCAAGATCATGAAGTTCGTGGACAAGATCACCAAGTCCAAGTACTTCCAGAAGGCCACGGAGACGGAGTTcatcaagaagaagatggaggaggtcTCCAACACGCCACTGGTCCTGACCGTGGAGGCTCAGGGGCTGCGAGGCCGTCTGGCGGTCAacatccccccgccccccacagaCAGGATATG GTACGGCTTCCGCACTCCTCCTCACCTGGAGCTGAAGGCCCGGCCCaagctgggggagagagaggtcaccTTCGCTCACGTCACCGACTGGATCGAGAAGAAACTCTACCAGGAGTTCCAG AAAATCCTGGTCATGCCAAACATGGACGACGTCTGGCTGACCATCATGCACTCTGCCATGGACCCCCGTACCTCCGGGGGTCCCCTGGCCCCCCCGGCGGCTGACCCACCCCCCTGCCTTCTCAGCCCGCCGACGGAGCCGCCAACCAGCATTGAAGAGGTATAG
- the LOC132453544 gene encoding testis-expressed protein 2-like isoform X2: MTTQPSSHAETAHPTMPPPVPSAASQLHIQRPLSREAITIRFTPLGVVDAGEHDSDDDEDDEVHWASAPVAARDGPGVVTAVEAGEEMLEEALLDTAATAFPESSPTPPPLAGGQRTTLAFPAEMKVLSSSSSSPPTKSVSLPCIDKPPFSMIKSLSSDAEPSSSSTSSTSSTSHLLVKHRQLMKTLVKSLSSDTSEGSSAPSAAPRASDSRLNLQLFKQFTQSRMSAGGSTAAPSTSQSKTAPSSPLTVHESRSFFNVSEVEARIEDTKRRLSEVMYEPLQILSKIMDEKSVAGSVANYRASKAASSELANMSSLSSLSHLESNNNSYCIKEEEGGDWDSDSPNSGASCSAEGPVPSSADKNGKSPRKAGSSMALEMCSMSALARLEEEDFCILSTEDFETCAEAERERRDRSDYSGSSTQTKATPSGGTEPCSDDELEPDEPGPDVPVYTLVIVTLLVYGYFVLPLPTYVGGLLLGVALGFFVAIGVVWLAGPKPSGRGLQHLKHQRALRSVAKLNFKEPDLFKGWMNEIAAYDPETYHATLTQSVYVRLEGSTLRLSKPNRNITRRAMHNEPKPDVSYISQKMYDLTDSKVFLVPHHLARKRLWNKKYPICIQLAKQDDFMSKAEGERPDTSKDSTAAAAAPGDRAAGTGGGQGKGKPSFSSRDLTLYLFGRTGREKEEWFQRILVAAQGKGRMTRDDRDFGGSKHVLGTLSSSSRRGSSEEAPGSPLKNKELQASSSSSSSSSVVTQVGTAKTKSLLDYSVYMTSLMPGQGASPVTASSPLRSPQNSPEAAKKVPRALPAPAAPEEEQPVAWLNAMLGRLLWDFLGEAHWAEMVSKKIQMKLSKIRVEQIQARHEEEVMRGRGKKLELPYFMNELTLTELDMGVATPRILGASQPSVDHRGLWFDLDIAYSGSFLMTLETKMNLIRLGKEEDALRIEPGKDGPRAYCLADSDEESSSAGSSDEEDPSELSSESMGAEGFVGGHKPSKIMKFVDKITKSKYFQKATETEFIKKKMEEVSNTPLVLTVEAQGLRGRLAVNIPPPPTDRIWYGFRTPPHLELKARPKLGEREVTFAHVTDWIEKKLYQEFQKILVMPNMDDVWLTIMHSAMDPRTSGGPLAPPAADPPPCLLSPPTEPPTSIEEV, from the exons ATGACCACGCAGCCTTCTAGCCATGCAGAAACCGCTCACCCCACAATGCCCCCCCCGGTGCCTTCTGCGGCCTCCCAGCTCCACATTCAACGCCCGCTGTCCCGGGAGGCCATCACCATCCGTTTCACCCCGCTCGGGGTGGTCGACGCCGGGGAGCACGACAGcgacgacgacgaagacgaCGAGGTCCACTGGGCCAGCGCCCCCGTGGCTGCCCGGGACGGCCCGGGAGTTGTGACGGCCGTAGAGGCCGGCGAGGAGATGCTGGAGGAGGCACTGCTGGACACGGCGGCCACTGCTTTCCCTGAGTCGTCGcccacccctcccccgctcGCCGGCGGGCAGAGAACGACGTTGGCGTTCCCCGCCGAGATGAAGGTCCTgagctcctcgtcctcctcgccgCCGACCAAATCGGTGAGCCTCCCTTGCATCGACAAGCCCCCCTTCAGCATGATAAAGTCTCTGTCGTCCGACGcagagccctcctcctcctccacctcctccacctcctccacctcccatcTCCTGGTGAAGCACAGGCAGCTCATGAAGACGCTGGTCAAGTCGTTGTCCTCCGACACGTCCGAGGGGTCTTCGGCTCCCTCCGCCGCCCCCCGCGCATCCGACTCCCGCCTCAACCTGCAGCTCTTCAAGCAGTTCACCCAGTCGCGCATGTCCGCCGGCGGCAGCACCGCGGCGCCCTCCACCAGCCAATCCAAGACGGCGCCCTCCTCCCCGCTCACCGTCCACGAGAGCCGCTCCTTCTTCAACGTCTCGGAGGTGGAGGCCCGCATCGAGGACACCAAGCGCCGCCTCTCCGAGGTGATGTACGAGCCCCTGCAGATCCTCAGCAAGATCATGGACGAGAAGAGCGTGGCGGGCAGCGTGGCCAACTACAGGGCCTCCAAGGCCGCCTCCTCCGAGCTCGCCAACATGTCCAGCCTGTCGTCGCTCAGCCACTTGgagagcaacaacaacagctactgcatcaaggaggaggagggcggcgaCTGGGACTCGGACAGCCCCAACAGCGgggcctcctgcagcgccgagggcCCCGTCCCTTCCTCTGCGGACAAAAACGGCAAGAGCCCCCGAAAGGCCGGGAGCTCCATGGCGCTGGAGATGTGTTCCATGTCCGCCCTGGCCAggctggaggaagaggactTCTGCATCCTGTCCACCGAGGACTTTGAGACCTGCGCGGAGGCCGAGCGGGAACGCAGAGACAGGAGCGATTACTCCGGAAGCAGCACTCAGACTAAGGCGACGCCCAGCGGCGGCACGGAGCCCTGCAGCGACGACGAGCTGGAGCCGGACGAACCTGGGCCCGACGTGCCCGTCTACACCCTGGTGATCGTCACCCTGCTGGTGTACGGGTACTTTGTCCTCCCCCTGCCCACCTACGTTGGAGGACTGCTGCTCGGGGTCGCGCTGGGCTTCTTTGTTGCTATTGGCGTGGTGTGGCTGGCCGGTCCAAAGCCTTCTGGCCGTGGACTACAACACTTGAAACACCAGAGGGCGCTGCGCAGTGTGGCCAAGTTAAACTTTAAAGAGCCTGATCTCTTTAAG GGCTGGATGAACGAGATCGCGGCCTACGACCCCGAGACCTACCACGCCACCCTGACCCAGTCGGTGTACGTGCGTCTGGAGGGCTCCACCCTGCGCCTGTCCAAGCCCAACCGCAACATCACGCGCAGGGCCATGCACAACGAGCCCAAACCGGACGTCTCCTACATCAGCCAGAAGATGTACGACCTGACCGACAGCAAG GTCTTCCTCGTTCCTCACCATCTGGCCAGGAAGCGGCTGTGGAACAAGAAGTACCCCATCTGCATCCAGCTGGCCAAGCAGGACGACTTCATGTCCAAGGCTGAGGGGGAGCGCCCGGACACCAGCAAGGACTccactgccgccgccgccgccccaggGGACAGAGCCGCCGGGACGGGCGGAGGGCAGGGGAAAGGAAAGCCCTCCTTCTCTAGTCGGGACCTCACCCTCTATCTGTTTGGAAGGACGGGTCGGGAGAAAGAGGAGTGGTTCCAGAGGATTCTGGTGGCTGCGCAGGGCAAGGGGAGGATGACTAGAGACGACAGAGACTTTGGAGGAAGTAAACATG TGCTCGGCACCCTCAGCTCCAGCAGCCGCCGGGGCAGCTCCGAGGAGGCTCCGGGGTCTCCGCTGAAGAACAAGGAACTccaggcctcctcctcctcctcctcctcctcctctgtcgtcACGCAGGTGGGCACTGCCAAGACCAAGTCCCTGCTGGACTACAGCGTCTACATGACCTCCCTGATGCCTGGCCAGGGGGCCAGCCCTGTCACTGCCAGCTCGCCTCTCCGCAGCCCCCAGAACAGCCCGGAGGCAGCCAAGAAG GTCCCCCGAGCTCTCCCTGCCCCCGCGgccccagaggaggagcagccgGTGGCCTGGCTCAACGCCATGCTGGGCCGCCTGCTCTGGGACTTCCTGGGCGAGGCCCACTGGGCCGAGATGGTCTCCAAGAAGATCCAGATGAAGCTGAGCAAGATCCGG GTGGAACAAATACAAGCCAGACATGAAGAGGAGGTGATGCGAGGCCGAGGCAAGAAATTGGAA TTGCCTTACTTTATGAATGAGCTGACCCTGACTGAGTTGGACATGGGCGTGGCCACTCCCAGGATCCTCGGGGCCTCCCAGCCGTCGGTCGATCACAGAG GCCTGTGGTTTGACCTGGACATCGCCTACAGTGGCTCCTTCCTCATGACCCTGGAGACCAAGATGAACCTCATCCGGCTGGGAAAGGAGGAGGACGCCCTGCGCATAGAGCCCGGCAAAGACGG GCCGCGTGCCTACTGCCTGGCTGACAGTGATGAAGAGTCCTCCAGCGCGGGCTCGTCGGATGAGGAAGACCCTTCTGAGCTCTCCTCCGAATCCATGGGCGCTGAAGG GTTCGTGGGTGGACACAAGCCCAGCAAGATCATGAAGTTCGTGGACAAGATCACCAAGTCCAAGTACTTCCAGAAGGCCACGGAGACGGAGTTcatcaagaagaagatggaggaggtcTCCAACACGCCACTGGTCCTGACCGTGGAGGCTCAGGGGCTGCGAGGCCGTCTGGCGGTCAacatccccccgccccccacagaCAGGATATG GTACGGCTTCCGCACTCCTCCTCACCTGGAGCTGAAGGCCCGGCCCaagctgggggagagagaggtcaccTTCGCTCACGTCACCGACTGGATCGAGAAGAAACTCTACCAGGAGTTCCAG AAAATCCTGGTCATGCCAAACATGGACGACGTCTGGCTGACCATCATGCACTCTGCCATGGACCCCCGTACCTCCGGGGGTCCCCTGGCCCCCCCGGCGGCTGACCCACCCCCCTGCCTTCTCAGCCCGCCGACGGAGCCGCCAACCAGCATTGAAGAGGTATAG